In Polynucleobacter sp. MWH-S4W17, a genomic segment contains:
- a CDS encoding peptidylprolyl isomerase, protein MKRFKQISIHAILIGIGLFVNIAFAQDSAKTNTIAESKIRNIDGVAAVVNTGYVTRKEIDDRIAALKKQGVKLPEDGSLRKVILDRLILEKIQLQNADQEGVKVTNKELDRIIGDIAAKNKLSYAEFKAKVIATGTTFERYKETLRDDVIVTRYREREVEGKLKISDAEIDNFIAERTRAMTSGGAPRSTPAANGEPEEIDVAQIFIPVDTGAGAGAQAEAKKKADALLKDARGDVDFLQLGAMAAKDNPKIKFQELGYRTPDRLPQLFYEAIRNTGGGQVANTVVKSPAGYHVLKVLDRRAAGASTPQQQATASDAGSPTPQNIPITQTLSRHILLRSRPGLSDQDAERRLQGYRDQVRAKTADFAELAKKYSEDGSAANGGELGWMSPGDLVPEFEQAMNRLQIGEVSNPVKTEFGWHLIQVLERREGQLTVEKQRQFAKAAIRERKFEQAYQEWMRELRDNATVKILNVEDAASSAPR, encoded by the coding sequence ATGAAACGTTTTAAGCAAATTAGTATTCATGCCATTTTAATTGGCATTGGATTATTTGTGAATATTGCTTTTGCCCAGGATTCGGCAAAGACGAATACTATTGCCGAAAGCAAAATTCGTAATATTGATGGCGTAGCTGCAGTTGTCAACACGGGTTATGTAACCCGTAAAGAGATTGATGACCGAATTGCTGCACTTAAAAAACAAGGTGTGAAATTACCTGAAGATGGTTCACTGCGTAAGGTAATTTTAGATCGACTCATTTTAGAAAAAATCCAACTGCAAAATGCTGATCAAGAAGGGGTTAAGGTTACCAATAAGGAGTTGGACAGAATTATTGGTGACATTGCCGCCAAGAACAAGCTAAGTTATGCAGAATTTAAAGCTAAGGTAATCGCTACTGGGACTACGTTTGAGCGTTATAAGGAGACCTTGCGCGATGATGTCATCGTTACCCGCTATCGAGAGCGCGAAGTTGAGGGTAAGCTCAAAATATCAGATGCTGAGATAGATAACTTCATTGCCGAGCGTACTCGTGCCATGACATCAGGCGGTGCGCCACGGTCAACTCCAGCAGCTAACGGCGAGCCGGAGGAAATTGATGTAGCGCAAATCTTTATCCCGGTTGATACCGGTGCCGGTGCGGGGGCTCAGGCTGAAGCAAAAAAGAAAGCGGACGCTCTATTAAAGGATGCTCGTGGGGATGTCGATTTTCTGCAGCTAGGTGCAATGGCTGCAAAAGATAATCCAAAGATTAAGTTTCAAGAGTTGGGCTACCGTACTCCTGATCGTTTGCCGCAATTGTTTTATGAGGCTATTCGTAATACTGGTGGTGGCCAGGTTGCTAATACAGTTGTTAAAAGTCCTGCTGGGTACCATGTGCTCAAAGTTCTAGATCGCCGTGCAGCAGGCGCTAGCACTCCTCAACAACAAGCTACAGCATCTGATGCCGGTTCACCTACCCCGCAAAATATTCCCATTACCCAAACTTTATCTCGCCACATCTTGTTAAGAAGTCGTCCTGGTTTAAGTGATCAAGATGCAGAGAGGCGCTTGCAGGGCTACCGTGATCAGGTGCGGGCAAAGACTGCGGACTTTGCGGAACTTGCAAAGAAATATTCTGAAGATGGATCTGCGGCAAATGGCGGTGAGTTAGGTTGGATGAGTCCTGGAGATTTGGTTCCTGAATTTGAGCAAGCTATGAATCGCTTACAGATTGGCGAAGTTAGTAACCCTGTAAAAACCGAGTTTGGTTGGCACTTAATTCAGGTATTAGAGCGTCGCGAAGGCCAGCTGACCGTTGAAAAGCAGCGTCAATTTGCAAAAGCAGCAATCCGTGAGAGAAAGTTTGAGCAAGCTTATCAAGAGTGGATGCGTGAGCTGCGTGATAACGCAACTGTAAAAATTCTGAACGTGGAAGATGCAGCAAGCAGCGCACCTCGTTAA
- a CDS encoding 1-acyl-sn-glycerol-3-phosphate acyltransferase: MKLIRSILFALFLVIFTPIWSVLCMLAFPFLSPENRYTFIGLWNKIVIALLKPLCGIHYEIRGIENMQAVLNERVIILSKHQSAYETIAYIALLPKQLCFVFKRELLWIPFFGWALALLKMIHINRSNKQTAAHSVATQGRKRLSEGKWIMLFPEGTRTPIGSTKPYRKGGARLANATDALVIPIAHNAGRCWPKNSFVKEPGTVIFSIGPAISSTNKSAEELQREVEGWIEAEMRVIDPSAYK; encoded by the coding sequence GTGAAATTGATTCGCTCCATCCTCTTTGCCTTATTTTTAGTTATATTCACGCCCATTTGGTCAGTGCTATGCATGTTGGCCTTTCCATTCCTAAGCCCAGAAAACCGTTACACATTTATTGGGCTCTGGAACAAAATCGTTATCGCCCTATTAAAGCCATTGTGCGGCATTCATTATGAAATCCGCGGCATAGAGAATATGCAGGCCGTACTCAATGAACGCGTCATCATCTTAAGTAAGCACCAGTCCGCTTATGAAACCATTGCGTATATCGCACTACTGCCAAAACAACTTTGCTTTGTCTTTAAGCGCGAACTACTTTGGATCCCATTTTTTGGTTGGGCACTCGCCTTACTAAAGATGATCCACATTAATCGTTCTAATAAGCAGACAGCAGCCCATTCTGTAGCGACTCAAGGTCGTAAACGCTTAAGTGAAGGTAAATGGATCATGCTCTTTCCAGAAGGCACTAGAACTCCTATTGGATCAACGAAGCCTTACCGCAAAGGTGGGGCACGCCTTGCGAATGCTACAGATGCACTAGTGATTCCGATTGCACACAACGCTGGTCGTTGCTGGCCGAAAAATAGCTTTGTCAAGGAACCGGGCACAGTCATCTTTTCAATTGGTCCAGCAATTAGCTCAACCAATAAATCAGCAGAAGAGCTCCAACGGGAAGTAGAAGGCTGGATTGAAGCTGAAATGCGCGTGATTGACCCCAGCGCTTATAAATAA
- the murU gene encoding N-acetylmuramate alpha-1-phosphate uridylyltransferase MurU produces MSQLNPIPCFLLAAGRGERMRPLTDDLPKPLLAIQKKSLLEWHLEALAKAKIQDVVINHAWLGEKIEAALGNGDQFGLHIKYSPEGRALETAGGICKALPIIAPKDYFLVINGDVFSPKLPITQLLEATSKMRMDESKPLAHLLMVPNPIQHPEGDFYLQGSVVGNTQSLGAEKLTFSGIGIYHKDLFQDLEFGTPAKLAPLLRTAMEQNKVSGEKYLGPWHDVGTPQRLQELNAAYE; encoded by the coding sequence ATGAGTCAGCTCAATCCCATACCTTGTTTTTTACTAGCGGCTGGACGCGGCGAGCGTATGCGCCCCCTTACAGATGATTTACCCAAGCCTTTACTCGCTATTCAAAAAAAATCTTTGCTGGAGTGGCATTTGGAAGCGCTGGCAAAGGCAAAGATTCAGGATGTCGTGATTAACCATGCTTGGTTGGGTGAAAAAATTGAGGCAGCCCTAGGTAATGGAGATCAATTTGGTCTTCACATTAAATACTCTCCGGAAGGCAGGGCCCTTGAAACCGCTGGGGGTATTTGCAAGGCGCTCCCCATCATTGCACCCAAAGACTACTTCTTAGTCATTAATGGGGATGTATTTAGCCCGAAGCTACCAATTACCCAGCTTTTGGAAGCAACCTCCAAAATGCGAATGGACGAAAGCAAGCCTTTGGCCCACCTATTAATGGTCCCCAACCCAATCCAGCATCCTGAAGGAGATTTTTACCTCCAAGGTTCGGTGGTTGGAAACACCCAATCACTTGGAGCAGAAAAGCTCACCTTCTCTGGAATTGGGATTTATCACAAAGACCTCTTCCAAGACTTGGAATTCGGTACCCCAGCTAAGCTCGCGCCCCTATTAAGAACTGCCATGGAGCAAAATAAAGTGTCTGGTGAAAAATATCTCGGTCCATGGCACGATGTAGGCACACCACAACGCTTGCAAGAGCTTAATGCAGCATATGAATAA
- a CDS encoding LPS-assembly protein LptD — protein sequence MSHYRRRAGLCAPLFLHVTLRVLMGVALLQFALCGRAQAPAPLPANAQANTNTVLLPDRGNVTVLKLDDQLRVGKPINDGEALTFTSSDSVNGVVDRDMHLQGRAQIRRNGGVVKADEITYNPDTDVADLLGNVELSKGNVTFKGPKGTFKVDAREGSMETAEYELRDNGGNGQVKKLTIENTDIFVFDKATYTTCTPQNMDWYFSASTLEIDNEQKEMVGTHGVMRFFDVPIAYVPYFTAPTGGQRRTGLLAPVAGYSSNNGLDITQPYYVNIAPNRDLLLLPRYMNHRGAMLGAQYRFLDTQYSGTAMGEYMSYDKKTGTSRWKYDWQQRQVFSGSVGPGGIPMPGAWSGYANMSRVSDNLYPTDFSQSIAGAVTSQFRQEVGTTKGLTGSLSNWNVSAKAITFQTLQPDLTAPVQSPYNVLPNINASYNNRLTPAVADVSGKYVTLPTGPATTFSTDYTRFAYNVNSNLAYAPAGYLYSQADRTVIKGAMALPQITPGYYITPKVSFQSNTYAATAAVTSANPLGAAPPPQGFTIPTFSLDSGLAFERDAAELKGFFGRDMLLTMEPRAFYVYTPYQNQSQTPLFDTADAGFGVSQIFSENTFVGNDRIADSNATTLGLTSRMIEANTGAERANVTLAQKQQFTGQKVGLNGTILNPTTYSDTLGSASLRLLGNFSADLFGQYNTQLNKFVQTTVGGSWRPTQGRSLNFGYRNVWSPPTQAFGPTPATLAQTTTDQYNISGQWPITREISVLGRWGYDALTTKTLNSLVALEWSRDCWTFRGAYSQVLNTSQITTTQVLFQVEFKGFGSAGGNPVDIMKLNVPGYMPTSKPIPPSTYENYQ from the coding sequence ATGAGTCATTATCGCCGTCGCGCCGGCCTTTGCGCCCCTCTTTTTTTGCATGTAACCCTGCGCGTATTGATGGGGGTGGCATTGCTTCAATTTGCCCTCTGCGGACGTGCTCAAGCACCTGCTCCTTTGCCTGCAAATGCACAAGCTAATACCAATACCGTTTTATTGCCAGATCGCGGCAATGTCACTGTTTTAAAGTTGGATGATCAGCTGCGGGTCGGTAAGCCCATTAATGATGGAGAGGCTTTAACCTTTACTTCAAGCGATTCAGTAAATGGAGTTGTTGATCGTGATATGCATTTACAAGGACGAGCCCAAATTCGCCGCAATGGTGGGGTCGTTAAAGCGGATGAAATTACTTATAACCCCGACACCGACGTTGCCGATTTATTAGGGAATGTGGAGCTCTCTAAGGGGAATGTAACTTTTAAAGGGCCCAAAGGAACTTTCAAGGTTGATGCGCGCGAGGGCTCTATGGAGACAGCCGAATATGAATTGAGGGATAACGGCGGTAATGGCCAGGTTAAAAAATTAACGATTGAAAATACCGATATCTTTGTTTTTGATAAAGCAACGTACACCACCTGTACACCGCAAAACATGGATTGGTATTTTTCTGCCAGCACTCTAGAAATCGATAATGAGCAAAAGGAGATGGTAGGGACCCATGGTGTGATGCGTTTCTTTGATGTGCCTATTGCCTATGTCCCTTATTTCACTGCGCCTACTGGAGGACAACGTCGCACTGGTTTACTTGCTCCGGTCGCTGGCTACAGTTCTAATAACGGCCTTGATATTACCCAGCCTTACTACGTCAATATCGCCCCTAATCGTGACTTGCTTTTATTGCCCCGCTATATGAATCATCGCGGTGCAATGCTCGGCGCGCAATATCGCTTCTTAGATACTCAGTACTCCGGAACTGCGATGGGTGAATATATGTCATACGACAAAAAAACCGGCACCAGTCGCTGGAAGTATGACTGGCAACAACGACAAGTATTTAGTGGGAGTGTAGGTCCTGGCGGCATTCCGATGCCAGGCGCATGGTCAGGTTATGCAAATATGTCCCGTGTTTCTGACAATTTATATCCAACGGATTTCTCGCAAAGTATTGCAGGAGCCGTTACAAGTCAGTTTCGCCAAGAGGTTGGGACCACGAAAGGGCTAACGGGAAGTTTAAGTAATTGGAATGTTTCAGCAAAAGCAATCACCTTCCAGACCTTGCAGCCTGACCTAACTGCCCCAGTGCAATCTCCCTACAATGTATTGCCGAATATTAATGCGTCCTACAACAATCGACTTACTCCAGCGGTGGCAGATGTCAGTGGTAAGTATGTGACGTTGCCAACAGGCCCTGCCACCACCTTTTCTACGGATTACACCCGTTTTGCGTATAACGTAAATAGTAATTTAGCTTATGCCCCGGCTGGATACTTATATAGTCAAGCGGATCGAACTGTTATTAAGGGTGCAATGGCTCTACCGCAGATTACTCCGGGCTACTACATCACTCCAAAGGTCAGTTTTCAGTCTAATACTTATGCTGCTACTGCTGCAGTTACTAGCGCCAATCCTCTAGGCGCTGCACCCCCACCGCAAGGCTTTACGATCCCAACATTTAGTCTGGATTCGGGCCTGGCGTTTGAAAGGGATGCTGCTGAATTAAAGGGCTTCTTTGGCCGTGATATGTTGCTGACAATGGAGCCGCGCGCTTTCTATGTTTATACGCCCTATCAAAATCAATCGCAGACACCCCTGTTTGATACGGCTGATGCTGGTTTTGGTGTTTCCCAAATTTTCAGTGAAAATACTTTTGTTGGTAATGATCGTATTGCAGATAGTAATGCCACCACCCTTGGTTTAACCAGTCGCATGATTGAGGCTAATACTGGAGCGGAACGTGCGAACGTAACACTTGCTCAAAAGCAGCAGTTCACTGGACAAAAGGTTGGTCTGAATGGAACGATTCTGAATCCAACTACGTATTCTGATACTTTAGGTTCTGCTTCACTTCGCCTGCTTGGAAACTTTAGTGCGGATTTATTTGGTCAATACAACACCCAGTTAAATAAATTTGTACAAACTACGGTTGGTGGTAGTTGGCGCCCAACACAAGGCAGGAGTTTAAATTTCGGATACCGGAATGTTTGGTCTCCTCCCACGCAGGCTTTTGGTCCAACTCCAGCAACCCTGGCTCAAACGACAACGGATCAATACAATATTTCTGGGCAATGGCCTATTACACGGGAAATTTCTGTTTTAGGACGTTGGGGATATGATGCCTTGACTACTAAGACTTTGAACTCCTTAGTGGCCTTGGAGTGGAGCAGGGACTGCTGGACTTTCCGTGGGGCTTACTCCCAAGTCTTAAATACTTCGCAAATAACCACCACTCAGGTGCTCTTTCAGGTTGAATTTAAGGGCTTTGGTAGCGCTGGAGGCAATCCTGTTGATATCATGAAGCTAAATGTTCCCGGATATATGCCTACTTCCAAGCCTATACCACCTTCAACATACGAGAACTATCAATAA
- a CDS encoding aminopeptidase P N-terminal domain-containing protein yields the protein MNKTNIYQLRRNQLAEQIFAKTGGGIVVISTAPELSRNRDSEFPYRHDSDFYYLTGFEEPGATLVMKVGSYGKNFQLQSHLFCRPKDSEREIWDGIRLGPEAAPDALGIDYAYSNQELDQKLGDLLADQDAVYIRLAESAEADRRLRHWMKQVRGQARSGVNPPSEFHDVETLIHEMRLFKDVDEIDIMRRAAEISARAHIRAMQVCKPGLREYQLEAELLHEFRNSGSQSVAYNSIVAGGANSCILHYRAGSTELRSGELCLIDAGCELDGYASDITRTFPVNGKFTGPQRALYDITLAAQEAAIAMTRPGNTFMQPHEAALKVLTQGLLDEKLLKLSELGSLENAIETGAYRRFYMHRTSHWLGMDVHDVGSYRETAQNLSSEEKPWRILKSGMVITVEPGLYIRPTDDVDQAFWNIGIRIEDDAVINDFGCELISRGVPVTADEIEALMKNA from the coding sequence ATGAATAAAACTAACATTTATCAGCTTCGTAGAAACCAATTAGCAGAACAAATCTTTGCCAAGACTGGCGGAGGTATTGTTGTCATCTCAACTGCTCCTGAACTTTCTCGCAACCGTGACAGTGAATTTCCTTATCGTCACGACAGCGACTTTTATTATCTGACGGGTTTCGAGGAGCCGGGCGCAACACTCGTCATGAAGGTTGGTAGCTATGGAAAAAACTTCCAACTGCAATCCCACTTATTTTGTAGACCCAAAGATTCTGAGCGAGAAATTTGGGATGGCATTCGCCTTGGGCCTGAAGCAGCACCGGACGCTTTGGGTATTGACTACGCATATAGCAACCAAGAGTTAGATCAAAAACTCGGTGACTTACTGGCTGATCAAGATGCGGTATATATTCGCCTTGCTGAGAGCGCCGAAGCCGATAGACGCCTACGTCACTGGATGAAACAGGTGCGTGGACAAGCACGTTCTGGTGTAAATCCACCATCAGAATTTCATGATGTTGAAACGCTGATTCATGAAATGCGTTTATTTAAAGATGTAGATGAAATTGATATCATGCGCCGAGCTGCAGAGATCTCCGCTCGTGCGCATATCCGCGCTATGCAAGTCTGTAAGCCTGGCCTACGTGAATATCAACTTGAAGCTGAATTACTACATGAGTTCCGCAATAGCGGTTCGCAAAGTGTTGCCTACAACAGCATTGTTGCCGGTGGTGCAAACTCTTGCATTCTTCACTATCGCGCAGGCTCAACTGAATTACGTAGTGGCGAGCTTTGTCTGATTGATGCGGGTTGTGAACTCGATGGTTATGCATCAGACATTACACGTACCTTTCCAGTCAATGGGAAATTTACGGGGCCGCAACGAGCTTTGTATGACATCACATTAGCCGCGCAAGAAGCTGCGATTGCGATGACCAGGCCTGGCAATACATTTATGCAGCCACATGAAGCGGCACTTAAAGTGCTGACCCAAGGTCTGCTGGATGAAAAGCTTCTCAAACTTTCAGAGTTGGGTTCTTTAGAAAACGCCATTGAGACTGGCGCCTACCGTCGTTTCTACATGCACCGCACGTCCCACTGGCTGGGCATGGATGTCCACGATGTAGGCTCTTATCGTGAAACCGCCCAAAACCTATCAAGCGAAGAAAAGCCTTGGCGCATCCTAAAAAGCGGCATGGTGATTACGGTGGAACCAGGCCTCTATATCAGACCTACTGATGATGTTGATCAGGCCTTTTGGAATATTGGTATTCGTATTGAAGATGACGCTGTCATCAATGATTTTGGGTGTGAGTTGATTTCTCGAGGCGTACCTGTCACAGCCGATGAAATCGAAGCACTCATGAAGAATGCTTAA
- a CDS encoding aminoglycoside phosphotransferase family protein yields MTDSRLNTLRNWLKALEASWQLDLDSLVPASADASFRRYFRIESKKPNFGTLIVMDAPPQHEPLDAFIKVDLLLAEAGLNVPKILEQNLAEGFLLLNDLGTKTYLAELNNETADYLYKDATHALVLMQSASKPGVLPNYDEALLQRELDLFPEWYLKKHLNINLSEQQTEQLKKSFEFIIENNLAQAKVYVHRDYHSRNLMVTEKRNPGVIDFQDAVYGPITYDASSLWRDAYIAWPEECVIDWVIKFWEDGRKAGLPMPNDFGQFYRDFEWMGLQRHLKVLGIFARLLHRDGKDGYIKDIPLVLEYAIATANRYIELKPLARILESTRINQA; encoded by the coding sequence ATGACTGACTCACGCTTAAACACCCTCCGTAACTGGCTAAAAGCCCTAGAAGCTAGCTGGCAATTAGATCTCGACTCTTTGGTGCCAGCCTCGGCTGACGCCAGCTTTCGACGCTATTTTCGAATTGAGTCCAAAAAGCCCAATTTTGGGACTTTGATCGTAATGGACGCCCCGCCCCAACATGAGCCTTTGGATGCCTTTATAAAGGTCGATTTATTACTCGCTGAGGCTGGTCTAAATGTGCCAAAAATCCTAGAGCAAAATCTTGCTGAAGGCTTCTTGCTCTTAAACGATTTAGGCACTAAAACCTACTTAGCCGAGCTCAACAATGAAACGGCTGATTATCTTTACAAAGATGCAACTCACGCTCTAGTGCTCATGCAATCAGCAAGCAAACCAGGGGTTTTGCCAAACTATGATGAAGCGCTATTACAACGAGAATTAGATTTATTTCCAGAGTGGTATCTAAAAAAGCATCTCAATATCAATCTGAGCGAACAACAAACAGAACAGCTCAAGAAATCTTTTGAGTTCATTATTGAAAATAATTTAGCTCAAGCTAAAGTGTATGTTCATCGTGATTACCATTCTCGCAACTTAATGGTGACTGAAAAACGTAATCCTGGAGTAATTGACTTTCAGGATGCAGTTTACGGACCTATTACTTATGATGCTTCTTCACTGTGGCGTGATGCCTATATTGCATGGCCCGAAGAATGTGTGATTGATTGGGTTATTAAATTTTGGGAGGATGGTCGTAAAGCAGGATTGCCAATGCCAAATGATTTTGGACAGTTCTATCGTGACTTTGAATGGATGGGCTTACAGCGCCACCTTAAAGTTTTGGGCATTTTTGCAAGACTCCTTCATCGTGACGGCAAGGATGGGTACATTAAAGATATTCCACTTGTGTTGGAATACGCTATTGCAACAGCGAACCGTTATATTGAACTAAAACCATTAGCCCGGATTCTGGAATCTACTCGCATAAATCAAGCGTAA
- the gmhB gene encoding D-glycero-beta-D-manno-heptose 1,7-bisphosphate 7-phosphatase yields the protein MSSSSSKLVILDRDGVINEDRDDYVKSVDEWLPLPGSLEAIALLNQAGYQIALATNQSGLSRGYFTVNDLHAMHSKMEALLKPLGGHIDSIFFCPHQDSHQCDCRKPAPGMMKEIALRYKRIDSIKPLTGVPIVGDSLRDLQAGVALGASPHLVLTGKGEKTLTKGDLPEGTQIHADLLAFANALLENKV from the coding sequence ATGAGCTCCAGCTCTTCTAAATTAGTCATTCTTGATCGCGATGGCGTGATCAATGAAGATCGCGATGATTATGTAAAGTCAGTGGACGAATGGCTTCCCCTTCCAGGAAGCTTAGAGGCGATAGCCTTACTCAATCAAGCGGGCTATCAAATTGCCTTGGCAACCAATCAGTCAGGTCTTTCCAGGGGCTACTTCACAGTTAATGATCTACATGCCATGCATAGCAAAATGGAGGCTTTGCTAAAGCCATTAGGTGGTCATATCGACAGCATCTTCTTTTGCCCCCATCAAGATTCACATCAATGTGATTGCCGTAAACCGGCCCCAGGAATGATGAAAGAAATTGCATTGCGCTACAAGAGGATAGATAGCATCAAACCACTGACAGGCGTTCCTATAGTGGGGGATTCTTTACGGGATCTCCAGGCTGGCGTAGCCTTGGGAGCTTCACCCCACCTAGTGCTCACCGGCAAGGGTGAAAAAACGCTTACAAAAGGTGATCTACCTGAAGGCACGCAAATTCATGCTGATCTACTGGCTTTTGCAAATGCACTTTTAGAAAATAAGGTTTAG
- the rsmA gene encoding 16S rRNA (adenine(1518)-N(6)/adenine(1519)-N(6))-dimethyltransferase RsmA: protein MHRARKRFGQNFLQDNGIIYSIVALINPGADMHVIEIGPGLGALTLPLLSNLDHLDLLEIDRDLVAFWNEKNLKSLTVIEGDALKFDFLTWAQNRSTKQGLCKVVGNLPYNISSPLLFHLVSAAASIDEQVFMLQAEVVERMVAKAGSSDFSRLSVMLQARYDMELVLEVPPEAFDPQPKVNSAVVRMIPRRDFTLTDAQWNSLEKVVAAAFSQRRKMLRTNLSAFSGRLSLTEIELKARAQDISVDRYIEWAKVLAS from the coding sequence ATGCATCGCGCTCGCAAACGATTTGGCCAAAACTTTTTGCAGGACAATGGAATTATTTATTCTATTGTTGCGCTTATCAATCCTGGTGCGGACATGCATGTCATTGAGATTGGTCCTGGCCTGGGTGCGCTAACCCTTCCTTTACTGAGCAATCTTGATCACCTAGATCTTTTGGAGATTGACCGTGATTTGGTGGCTTTTTGGAATGAGAAAAATCTCAAAAGCCTCACAGTGATTGAGGGTGATGCGCTCAAGTTTGACTTTTTGACATGGGCTCAAAATAGATCGACCAAGCAAGGTTTATGTAAAGTGGTTGGTAATCTTCCATACAATATTTCTTCGCCTTTATTGTTCCATTTGGTTTCTGCTGCGGCCTCAATTGATGAGCAGGTATTTATGTTGCAAGCTGAGGTGGTGGAAAGAATGGTTGCAAAGGCCGGAAGTTCTGATTTCAGTCGTTTGTCGGTCATGCTACAAGCCCGTTACGACATGGAGCTAGTGCTAGAGGTGCCTCCTGAAGCTTTTGATCCTCAGCCCAAAGTGAACTCAGCTGTAGTGCGGATGATCCCAAGAAGGGACTTCACATTGACTGATGCTCAATGGAATTCATTGGAAAAAGTAGTTGCCGCCGCCTTCTCCCAAAGAAGAAAAATGTTGCGGACTAATTTGAGTGCTTTTTCAGGCAGATTGAGTTTGACGGAGATAGAGCTTAAGGCGAGAGCCCAGGATATTTCCGTTGACCGCTATATCGAGTGGGCTAAAGTTCTAGCCTCATAA
- the pdxA gene encoding 4-hydroxythreonine-4-phosphate dehydrogenase PdxA: protein MQQAAHLVNLVITTGEPAGVGPEVSLAASLEFLREHADARITLLGNDQLLTLSKGLSSELSSRLQIQSFPLGAPVVLGSLNSQNAQYVVNLLDQAIDGCQQGLFDAMVTAPLQKSIINEAGTPFTGHTEYLAQRCKVSHVVMMLCAPLPIGFLGLKVPRDLRVALVTTHLPLKEVAPAVSYDLILETIQIVNQDLQQKFGIAKPIIRMAGLNPHAGESGYLGREEIDAISPSIEAAKKMGIHVSGPYPGDTMFDPESVAQVDAFIAMYHDQGLAPFKFVTFGNGVNVTLGLPIIRTSVDHGTALDIAGKGVADSKSMLEALRLAYKLALNKRKQV, encoded by the coding sequence ATGCAGCAAGCAGCGCACCTCGTTAATCTCGTTATAACTACAGGTGAACCAGCCGGCGTCGGGCCAGAAGTTTCTTTAGCTGCTTCGCTGGAGTTTCTACGTGAACATGCAGATGCTCGCATCACTTTATTGGGTAACGACCAGTTATTGACATTATCTAAGGGGCTTAGCTCAGAGTTATCTAGTCGATTACAAATCCAATCCTTTCCCCTGGGAGCCCCTGTTGTTTTGGGGAGTTTGAATTCGCAAAACGCTCAGTATGTGGTGAATCTTTTAGATCAGGCGATTGATGGTTGTCAGCAAGGGCTCTTTGACGCCATGGTGACTGCGCCTCTTCAAAAAAGCATTATTAATGAGGCTGGTACGCCATTTACAGGGCATACGGAATACCTAGCACAGCGCTGCAAGGTTTCTCATGTGGTGATGATGTTGTGCGCACCATTGCCCATTGGATTTTTGGGGCTCAAGGTACCCAGGGATTTACGTGTTGCTCTCGTCACAACTCATCTTCCTTTAAAGGAAGTTGCGCCAGCGGTGAGTTATGACTTGATATTGGAAACGATTCAAATCGTCAATCAAGATTTACAGCAGAAATTCGGAATCGCTAAGCCCATCATTCGAATGGCGGGTTTAAATCCACATGCAGGAGAGTCAGGTTATTTGGGCCGAGAGGAGATTGATGCCATCTCACCGTCAATTGAAGCAGCCAAGAAGATGGGAATCCATGTTTCTGGCCCTTATCCTGGCGACACAATGTTTGATCCAGAATCTGTTGCACAAGTAGATGCTTTTATTGCGATGTATCACGATCAAGGACTCGCGCCGTTTAAGTTTGTGACCTTTGGTAATGGCGTTAATGTCACTTTAGGATTGCCCATTATTCGCACTTCTGTAGATCACGGAACCGCTTTGGATATCGCCGGTAAAGGTGTGGCGGACTCTAAGAGCATGCTTGAGGCTTTGCGTTTGGCATATAAGTTGGCTCTGAATAAACGAAAGCAAGTCTAA